The proteins below are encoded in one region of Ornithinimicrobium avium:
- a CDS encoding DUF885 domain-containing protein — translation MHELAAALVAADPVTARRVGALDPRTGAPTLDLPRTDPEHLAGLEALLLSWSGEATAAPGTPAWLEQRCVGAEVAVRLVELRVARPWARAPYWYVETLGDALAAVRPDLLPDEGYAASYVHLLRSAAGFLAGAREQLHAADVPPLWAELAVPAAEGLRSMVTTDLAALTPRLPGGLHTLAELLLRALAAAVEDLLEHSRTLASTGGGTWAVGEAVFTGLLRDYHCLDLGVDELWEHGWAGVRAAEEGLVELAAELDPGRTWQEQVAALRAERTPAQEFLTAYRSETERARRITLEHDLLTVPPEEACVVEPLPEFRRAGLPLGEMRTVPAYAREHVSRFFITPVDPHATPERRAGHERENCPTFVRSIVGHETYPGHHLQSVHHQLGTDEESFLRFFRMPLFVEGWGLYVEDLLEETAFGRGPQALFARRNRLWRALRVVIDTGLHTGRTDHEEAVALLMGRTGMDRRMATGEVDRYTRHDNPTYPSTYVLGRDLFHRLRERFGAGMPLGRLHDALLAHGSPPLPLLERVLEHELG, via the coding sequence GTGCATGAGCTCGCCGCGGCCCTCGTCGCCGCCGACCCGGTCACCGCCCGCCGCGTCGGCGCCCTCGACCCCCGCACCGGCGCGCCCACCCTGGACCTGCCGCGCACCGACCCCGAGCACCTCGCCGGCCTCGAGGCGCTCCTGCTCTCCTGGTCCGGGGAGGCGACCGCCGCGCCCGGCACCCCAGCCTGGCTCGAGCAGCGCTGCGTCGGCGCCGAGGTCGCCGTGCGCCTGGTCGAGCTGCGCGTCGCCCGCCCGTGGGCGCGCGCCCCCTACTGGTACGTCGAGACCCTCGGCGACGCCCTCGCCGCCGTCCGCCCCGACCTGCTGCCCGACGAGGGGTATGCCGCCTCCTACGTCCACCTGCTCCGCTCCGCCGCGGGGTTCCTCGCCGGGGCGCGGGAGCAGCTGCACGCCGCCGACGTCCCGCCGCTGTGGGCCGAGCTGGCGGTGCCGGCCGCGGAGGGGCTGCGCTCGATGGTGACCACCGACCTCGCCGCGCTGACCCCGCGGCTGCCCGGCGGGCTGCATACCCTCGCCGAGCTGCTGCTGCGCGCCCTGGCGGCGGCGGTCGAGGACCTCCTGGAGCACAGCCGCACCCTGGCGTCCACCGGCGGCGGCACCTGGGCGGTGGGGGAGGCGGTCTTCACCGGGCTGCTGCGCGACTACCACTGCCTGGACCTGGGCGTGGACGAGCTGTGGGAGCACGGCTGGGCCGGCGTGCGCGCCGCCGAGGAGGGCCTGGTCGAGCTGGCCGCCGAGCTCGACCCCGGCCGGACCTGGCAGGAGCAGGTGGCCGCGCTGCGCGCGGAGCGGACGCCGGCGCAGGAGTTCCTCACGGCATACCGGAGCGAGACGGAGCGGGCCCGCCGGATCACCCTCGAGCACGACCTGCTCACCGTCCCGCCGGAGGAGGCGTGCGTGGTGGAGCCGCTGCCGGAGTTCCGGCGCGCGGGGCTGCCGCTGGGCGAGATGCGCACGGTGCCCGCCTATGCGCGCGAGCACGTGAGCCGGTTCTTCATCACGCCGGTCGACCCTCACGCGACGCCGGAGCGGCGGGCCGGGCACGAGCGGGAGAACTGCCCGACCTTCGTCCGCTCGATCGTCGGGCACGAGACCTACCCCGGCCACCACCTGCAGTCGGTGCACCACCAGCTCGGCACCGACGAGGAGTCGTTCCTGCGGTTCTTCCGGATGCCGCTGTTCGTGGAGGGCTGGGGCCTCTACGTCGAGGACCTGCTGGAGGAGACCGCGTTCGGACGTGGCCCGCAGGCGCTCTTCGCGCGGCGCAACCGGCTGTGGCGGGCACTGCGGGTGGTCATCGACACGGGGCTGCACACCGGGCGGACGGACCACGAGGAGGCGGTCGCGCTGCTCATGGGGCGCACCGGGATGGACCGGCGGATGGCCACCGGGGAGGTGGACCGCTACACCCGGCACGACAACCCGACCTACCCCTCGACCTACGTGCTCGGGCGCGACCTGTTCCACCGGCTGCGGGAGCGCTTCGGGGCGGGCATGCCGCTGGGCCGGCTGCACGACGCGCTGCTCGCCCACGGCTCGCCGCCGCTGCCGCTGCTGGAGCGGGTGCTGGAGCACGAGCTGGGCTGA
- a CDS encoding helix-turn-helix domain-containing protein, producing the protein MIGERLKELRTSHKLSLRDLGSATGLSATLLSQIERGVTNPSLKTLRLLADHFGQSISTLFENAPSIDVAQVTRPGERTSIAADGLVHYERVTHGNGKLEVLHGRLQVGEASSEDPWSHEAVECAYVLSGQLTVEVDGEVHTLGPGEAVTLLSTSPHRYVNRGEDVAEYLLSVTPPTP; encoded by the coding sequence ATGATCGGCGAGCGCCTGAAGGAATTGCGCACCTCACACAAGCTGTCGCTGCGCGACCTCGGGTCGGCGACCGGGCTCTCGGCCACGTTGCTCAGCCAGATCGAGCGTGGCGTGACCAACCCGAGCCTGAAGACGCTGCGCCTGCTTGCGGACCACTTCGGGCAGTCGATCTCGACCCTGTTCGAGAACGCACCCTCGATCGACGTCGCCCAGGTCACCAGGCCGGGGGAGCGCACGTCCATCGCCGCCGACGGGCTGGTCCACTACGAGCGGGTCACGCACGGCAACGGCAAGCTCGAGGTGCTGCACGGGCGGCTGCAGGTCGGGGAGGCCTCCAGCGAGGACCCGTGGAGCCACGAGGCGGTCGAGTGCGCCTACGTGCTCTCCGGGCAGCTGACCGTCGAGGTCGACGGCGAGGTCCACACGCTGGGCCCGGGGGAGGCGGTCACGCTGCTCTCGACCTCGCCGCACCGCTACGTCAACCGGGGCGAGGACGTCGCCGAGTACCTCCTGTCGGTCACCCCGCCGACCCCCTGA
- a CDS encoding excalibur calcium-binding domain-containing protein has product MPSFVSVVATLVAGSVVVVGGGAVYGAMRDVPGADRAVVVGVVDGDTLDVHYDGTDHRIRLLNVDTPETKHPAKAVECLGPEATSYLERVLEPGDEVRLEFDVELLDRYDRELAGVFEDDVLINAEIARHGLGVPVLYEPNEKFYDEVVAAYEEAKRAGEGMFSADLTCTFEARTQGYAAAVAALEGQLDTDEPADVGREAAAAVAAGSALLALIGGADPGSLEAAGLTGPELDGLRAEVTGLRRRAQDVEASAEEKVERLAAEKAEAERRAKEKAERKKQVEAERKAAEEAERQAEAERQAAAEAERKAEAERQAASEAEREAQQAAAEEEARRRQQEQSQIQPFAPQPPPAPAPAPAPAPVAVWYQNCTAARAAGAAPVYVGQPGYGKHLDRDGDGVGCE; this is encoded by the coding sequence GTGCCTTCGTTCGTTTCGGTCGTGGCGACGCTGGTCGCCGGCAGCGTGGTCGTCGTCGGTGGAGGCGCGGTCTACGGCGCCATGAGAGACGTGCCCGGCGCGGACCGGGCGGTCGTCGTCGGGGTGGTCGACGGGGACACCCTCGACGTGCACTACGACGGGACGGACCACCGGATCCGGCTGCTCAACGTCGACACCCCCGAGACCAAGCACCCCGCCAAGGCGGTCGAGTGCCTCGGCCCGGAGGCCACCTCATACCTGGAGCGGGTGCTCGAGCCGGGCGACGAGGTGCGGCTGGAGTTCGACGTCGAGCTGCTCGACCGCTACGACCGTGAACTGGCCGGCGTCTTCGAGGATGACGTGCTGATCAACGCCGAGATCGCCCGGCACGGGCTGGGGGTGCCGGTGCTCTACGAGCCCAACGAGAAGTTCTACGACGAGGTGGTCGCCGCCTACGAGGAGGCGAAGAGGGCGGGGGAGGGGATGTTCAGCGCTGACCTGACCTGCACCTTCGAGGCGCGGACCCAGGGGTATGCCGCAGCCGTCGCCGCCCTCGAGGGGCAGCTCGACACGGACGAGCCGGCGGACGTCGGCAGGGAGGCGGCCGCGGCGGTCGCGGCCGGGTCGGCCCTGCTGGCGCTGATCGGGGGAGCCGACCCGGGCAGCCTGGAGGCCGCCGGCCTGACCGGGCCCGAGCTGGACGGCCTGCGCGCCGAGGTCACCGGGCTGCGTCGGCGGGCCCAGGACGTGGAGGCCTCGGCGGAGGAGAAGGTCGAGCGGCTGGCCGCCGAGAAGGCGGAGGCGGAGCGCAGGGCGAAGGAGAAGGCGGAGCGCAAGAAGCAGGTGGAGGCCGAGCGGAAGGCTGCCGAGGAGGCGGAGCGCCAGGCGGAGGCCGAGCGCCAGGCCGCCGCGGAGGCGGAGCGGAAGGCAGAGGCCGAGCGCCAGGCCGCCTCCGAGGCCGAGCGCGAGGCGCAGCAGGCGGCCGCCGAGGAGGAGGCCAGGCGACGCCAGCAGGAGCAGTCGCAGATCCAGCCGTTCGCGCCCCAGCCGCCGCCGGCACCGGCCCCCGCGCCGGCACCGGCCCCGGTCGCCGTCTGGTACCAGAACTGCACCGCCGCGAGGGCCGCCGGAGCGGCGCCCGTCTATGTCGGGCAGCCGGGCTACGGCAAGCACCTGGACCGGGACGGCGACGGCGTCGGCTGTGAATGA
- a CDS encoding ABC transporter ATP-binding protein: MRLTLDSVDLFYHRVHALRELSLVVEDGEIVSLLGNNGAGKTSTLSLISGLVKARSGEVTWGEHDLTRMRPWDMVGAGLIHVPEGRRIFSTMSVHENLLLGGYLVDDAQLVRDRTEHAYELMPRLAERRNQQGGTLSGGEQQMLAVGRALVSGPKLLLLDEPSMGLAPLVVKQVMEVIEAINAEGTTVLLVEQNARAALKIAHRAYVLESGRVTMEGPASELAQDPKVIEAYLGV; encoded by the coding sequence ATGAGGCTCACCCTCGACTCGGTCGACCTGTTCTACCACCGCGTGCACGCGCTGCGCGAGCTCTCCCTCGTGGTCGAGGACGGCGAGATCGTCTCGCTCCTGGGCAACAACGGCGCCGGCAAGACCTCGACGCTCTCGCTCATCTCCGGGCTGGTCAAGGCCAGGTCGGGAGAGGTGACGTGGGGCGAGCACGACCTGACCAGGATGCGTCCCTGGGACATGGTCGGCGCCGGACTCATCCACGTGCCCGAGGGCCGGCGGATCTTCTCCACGATGAGCGTGCACGAGAACCTCCTGCTCGGCGGCTACCTCGTCGACGACGCCCAGCTCGTGCGCGACCGCACCGAGCACGCCTACGAGCTGATGCCGCGCCTGGCCGAGCGGCGCAACCAGCAGGGCGGCACGCTCTCCGGCGGCGAGCAGCAGATGCTGGCGGTCGGGCGTGCGCTGGTCAGCGGGCCCAAGCTGCTCCTGCTGGACGAGCCGTCCATGGGGCTGGCGCCGCTCGTCGTCAAGCAGGTGATGGAGGTCATCGAGGCGATCAACGCCGAGGGCACCACCGTCCTGCTCGTGGAGCAGAACGCCCGCGCCGCGCTCAAGATCGCCCACCGCGCCTACGTGCTGGAGTCCGGCCGGGTGACGATGGAGGGTCCGGCGTCCGAGCTGGCGCAGGACCCCAAGGTGATCGAGGCCTACCTGGGGGTGTGA
- a CDS encoding ABC transporter ATP-binding protein, producing the protein MTLLQVEDLAISFGGIKAVDGLSFSVSQGEIVSVIGPNGAGKTSAFNCISGFYRPNQGKIHFDGESIIRRKPSYITRAGMARTFQNVRLFKDMDVLENVKTGMHSRLRQNVLDIMLHTPRYHRSEAACTQDARGWLDFVGFRADDELLVTQLPYGEQRRVEIARALATQPKLLLLDEPGAGLNHSEKNELMELIRKVRDAGIGIVLIEHDMGLVMQVSERIVVLNHGREIADGTPEEIKNDPVVIAAYLGEEETV; encoded by the coding sequence ATGACCCTGCTGCAGGTGGAGGACCTGGCGATCAGCTTCGGCGGGATCAAGGCCGTCGACGGCCTGTCGTTCTCGGTGTCGCAGGGCGAGATCGTCTCGGTGATCGGGCCCAACGGCGCCGGCAAGACCTCGGCGTTCAACTGCATCTCCGGGTTCTACCGGCCCAACCAGGGCAAGATCCACTTCGACGGTGAGTCGATCATCCGGCGCAAGCCGTCCTACATCACCCGCGCGGGGATGGCCCGGACCTTCCAGAACGTGCGCCTGTTCAAGGACATGGACGTGCTGGAGAACGTCAAGACCGGGATGCACTCCCGGCTGCGGCAGAACGTCCTCGACATCATGCTGCACACGCCGCGCTACCACCGCAGCGAGGCGGCCTGCACGCAGGACGCCCGCGGGTGGCTGGACTTCGTCGGCTTCCGCGCCGACGACGAGCTGCTGGTCACCCAGCTTCCCTACGGCGAGCAGCGCCGGGTGGAGATCGCCCGCGCGCTGGCCACGCAGCCCAAGCTGCTGCTCCTCGACGAGCCGGGCGCCGGGCTCAACCACTCCGAGAAGAACGAGCTCATGGAGCTGATCCGCAAGGTCCGCGACGCGGGCATCGGGATCGTGCTCATCGAGCACGACATGGGCCTGGTCATGCAGGTCTCCGAGCGGATCGTGGTGCTCAACCACGGCAGGGAGATCGCCGACGGCACCCCGGAGGAGATCAAGAACGACCCGGTGGTCATCGCAGCCTACCTGGGGGAGGAGGAGACGGTATGA
- a CDS encoding branched-chain amino acid ABC transporter permease, whose amino-acid sequence MTTDSTRLHAPAPFIDRAPQPSGILAPNTFMKTLGAVCFVTALVLPFISATPYLISILTSAFIYIVLAMGLNVVVGYAGLLDLGYIAFMAVGAYTSGILTTRFGFSMLETIPFVVVACIIAGVIIGGPTLRLRTDYLAIVTLGFGEIVRITANNLTVTGGPTGIHGIPTWSFFGWSFADGVTIGGLYFNSKILFYYFVLVVGVGGAVVAAARLGKGKMGRAWKSIRDDEDVSEAMGINGYRTKLMAYVIGAIWGGFAGTLMGAHLTAISPNSFLFLYSALVLMAVVLGGMASTPGVIIGALFVSLAPEFLREFSEWRFLLFGLLLVVTMVFRPKGIWPENAVLPFLKKRQVPAHEPVGATGPVAEPEEAS is encoded by the coding sequence ATGACCACCGACAGCACCCGCCTGCACGCCCCGGCCCCGTTCATCGACCGGGCGCCGCAGCCCTCCGGGATCCTCGCGCCGAACACGTTCATGAAGACCCTCGGAGCGGTCTGCTTCGTCACGGCGCTCGTCCTGCCGTTCATCTCGGCGACGCCCTACCTCATCTCCATCCTCACCAGCGCCTTCATCTACATCGTGCTGGCGATGGGCCTCAACGTCGTCGTCGGCTACGCCGGCCTGCTCGACCTGGGCTACATCGCCTTCATGGCGGTCGGCGCCTACACCTCGGGCATCCTGACCACCCGGTTCGGCTTCTCGATGCTGGAGACGATCCCGTTCGTCGTGGTCGCCTGCATCATCGCCGGAGTCATCATCGGCGGGCCCACGCTTCGGCTGCGCACCGACTACCTGGCGATCGTCACCCTCGGCTTCGGCGAGATCGTGCGTATCACCGCCAACAACCTGACCGTGACCGGCGGACCGACCGGCATCCACGGCATACCCACGTGGTCGTTCTTCGGCTGGTCCTTCGCCGACGGCGTGACGATCGGCGGGCTCTACTTCAACTCCAAGATCCTCTTCTACTACTTCGTGCTGGTCGTCGGCGTCGGCGGCGCGGTCGTCGCGGCGGCGCGGCTGGGCAAGGGGAAGATGGGCCGGGCGTGGAAGTCGATCCGCGACGACGAGGACGTCTCCGAGGCGATGGGGATCAACGGCTACCGCACCAAGCTGATGGCCTACGTCATCGGCGCCATCTGGGGCGGTTTCGCCGGCACGCTCATGGGCGCGCACCTCACCGCGATCTCGCCCAACAGCTTCCTGTTCCTCTACTCCGCGCTGGTCCTGATGGCCGTCGTGCTCGGCGGCATGGCGTCCACGCCCGGTGTCATCATCGGTGCCCTCTTCGTCTCCCTGGCCCCCGAGTTCCTGCGGGAGTTCTCCGAATGGCGCTTCCTGCTCTTCGGCCTGCTCCTGGTGGTGACGATGGTCTTCCGGCCCAAGGGCATCTGGCCCGAGAACGCGGTGCTGCCGTTCCTGAAGAAACGGCAGGTCCCCGCCCACGAACCCGTCGGTGCGACCGGGCCCGTCGCCGAGCCGGAGGAGGCGTCATGA
- a CDS encoding branched-chain amino acid ABC transporter permease encodes MSQLIWNGLFVGSFYALIALGYSMVYGIIKLLNFAHGDIYMLGAFFSFVVLGGMSGLLGIGSIPVLLLVMLIAMLFTGFMGVFIERVAYRPLRGSPRLSVLITAVGVSFTLEYAVRQIFGPNPEVFPIRLSGTPITILGARITLPQVVLMIVAALLMFGLQRYIMHTREGRAMRAIALDQTASLLMGVNVNKVISRTFFIGSALAGAAGVMAAAYYGSIDFLMGFVIGLKAFTAAVIGGIGNIYGAMLGGLVLGLLESFGTHLFGGEWRDVFAFGFLILFLTFRPTGILGERVTERV; translated from the coding sequence GTGAGTCAACTCATCTGGAACGGCCTGTTCGTCGGCTCGTTCTACGCGCTCATCGCGCTCGGCTACAGCATGGTCTACGGCATCATCAAGCTGCTGAACTTCGCCCACGGCGACATCTACATGCTCGGCGCCTTCTTCTCCTTCGTCGTGCTCGGCGGCATGAGCGGCCTGCTCGGCATCGGCTCGATCCCGGTGCTGCTGCTCGTCATGCTCATCGCGATGCTGTTCACCGGCTTCATGGGCGTGTTCATCGAGCGCGTCGCCTACCGTCCGTTGCGCGGCAGCCCCCGGCTCTCGGTGCTCATCACCGCGGTGGGCGTCTCCTTCACCCTGGAGTACGCCGTCCGCCAGATCTTCGGCCCCAACCCCGAGGTCTTCCCGATCCGGCTCTCCGGCACCCCGATCACGATCCTGGGAGCCCGGATCACCCTGCCCCAGGTCGTGCTGATGATCGTCGCGGCGCTGCTGATGTTCGGCCTGCAGCGCTACATCATGCACACCCGCGAGGGCCGGGCGATGCGCGCCATCGCCCTGGACCAGACCGCCTCCCTGCTCATGGGGGTCAACGTCAACAAGGTCATCTCCCGCACCTTCTTCATCGGCTCCGCGCTCGCCGGCGCCGCCGGGGTGATGGCCGCGGCCTACTACGGCTCGATCGACTTCCTGATGGGCTTCGTCATCGGGCTCAAGGCGTTCACCGCCGCCGTCATCGGCGGCATCGGCAACATCTACGGCGCGATGCTCGGCGGCCTGGTGCTCGGCCTGCTCGAGTCCTTCGGCACCCACCTCTTCGGCGGCGAGTGGCGCGACGTCTTCGCCTTCGGCTTCCTCATCCTCTTCCTGACCTTCCGTCCCACGGGCATCCTGGGCGAGCGCGTCACCGAGAGGGTGTGA
- a CDS encoding branched-chain amino acid ABC transporter substrate-binding protein: protein MSSSTTPRRRAAATLTIAAATALILASCSGGVGGDGGGSDEGPIKLGMLAPFSGSEAAFGDYMKNGAQLAIDEINDDGGVDGRDLELVVEDDACDATASVAAAQKLVTAGVLASVGGYCSGATLPTIPVFSDADIPMVIPAANSNAIVGQGAFMINGTGAQQAEAGIKFATKLGVTKVAAVNDQTDYSKDLADTFIADAEEAGGFEVVLDGAVNPDDKDFSANVKAIIDAEPEFVYWTGYYQAGGLLVRQLREAGYEGTVLVGDGTVDAQFAEIAGDGFTDDVFGTFTKTPDMLEGADDWIAAYKDVSGGEAPGPYSIQSYDAVRVVAEGMKDAGSTDGKAVNEAIAAIDGLELSSGPLKFTEDRTLSGGGFVIVEVGPEGDFVLHDDLQD, encoded by the coding sequence ATGTCCTCATCCACCACGCCGCGGCGCAGGGCCGCGGCTACCCTCACCATCGCCGCCGCGACGGCCCTCATCCTCGCCAGCTGCTCCGGCGGCGTCGGCGGCGACGGGGGCGGCAGCGACGAAGGTCCCATCAAGCTCGGCATGCTGGCCCCGTTCTCCGGCTCGGAGGCGGCGTTCGGCGACTACATGAAGAACGGCGCCCAGCTGGCGATCGACGAGATCAACGACGACGGCGGCGTCGACGGCCGTGACCTCGAGCTGGTCGTCGAGGACGACGCCTGCGACGCGACCGCCTCGGTCGCCGCTGCGCAGAAGCTGGTCACCGCGGGCGTGCTCGCCTCGGTCGGGGGCTACTGCTCCGGAGCGACGCTGCCGACCATCCCGGTCTTCAGCGACGCCGACATCCCGATGGTCATCCCGGCCGCCAACTCCAACGCGATCGTGGGCCAGGGCGCCTTCATGATCAACGGCACCGGCGCGCAGCAGGCGGAGGCGGGCATCAAGTTCGCCACCAAGCTCGGCGTGACCAAGGTCGCGGCGGTCAACGACCAGACCGACTACTCCAAGGACCTGGCGGACACCTTCATCGCCGACGCCGAGGAGGCAGGCGGCTTCGAGGTCGTCCTCGACGGGGCGGTCAACCCCGACGACAAGGACTTCTCCGCCAACGTCAAGGCGATCATCGACGCCGAGCCGGAGTTCGTCTACTGGACCGGCTACTACCAGGCCGGCGGCCTGCTGGTCCGCCAGCTGCGCGAGGCCGGCTACGAGGGCACCGTCCTGGTCGGTGACGGCACCGTCGACGCCCAGTTCGCGGAGATCGCCGGCGACGGCTTCACCGACGACGTGTTCGGCACCTTCACCAAGACGCCGGACATGCTCGAGGGCGCCGACGACTGGATCGCGGCCTACAAGGACGTCTCCGGCGGCGAGGCTCCCGGGCCCTACTCGATCCAGTCCTACGACGCCGTGCGTGTCGTCGCCGAGGGCATGAAGGACGCCGGCAGCACCGACGGCAAGGCCGTCAACGAGGCGATCGCCGCCATCGACGGCCTGGAGCTGTCCTCCGGCCCGCTGAAGTTCACCGAGGACCGCACCCTCTCCGGCGGTGGCTTCGTCATCGTCGAGGTGGGCCCCGAGGGCGACTTCGTCCTCCACGACGACCTGCAGGACTGA
- a CDS encoding carbohydrate ABC transporter permease produces the protein MTSVTAEPRTEEVLAPRPASPRPRRAGWRTFRYAVLILSLLVVLIPVYVLFVTSFKGMGDATPARTWFFPRTWTLENWVEAWTALSPALLRTFAMVIPAAVISSLLGSMNGFVLSRWRFPHANLVFTLILFGMFIPYQAVMIPLVQLMIDLGVPNGIPSLILLHVVYGIPICTLIFRNYYETVPMELIESARVDGAGLLRTYFSVVLPISIPSFVVVLLWQFTSAWNDFLFAIFFSSASNGPVTMALNNLANGAMLSNYGVSMAGALIASLPTLLVYILLGRYFVGGLMAGSVKG, from the coding sequence ATGACCAGCGTCACCGCCGAGCCCAGGACCGAGGAGGTCCTGGCGCCCAGGCCCGCCTCGCCCCGCCCGCGACGAGCAGGCTGGCGCACCTTCAGGTATGCGGTGCTCATCCTCTCCCTGCTGGTCGTCCTGATCCCGGTCTACGTGCTGTTCGTGACCAGCTTCAAGGGGATGGGCGACGCGACCCCGGCCCGGACCTGGTTCTTTCCCCGGACCTGGACCCTGGAGAACTGGGTCGAGGCGTGGACGGCGCTGTCGCCGGCGCTGCTGCGCACCTTCGCGATGGTCATCCCGGCCGCGGTCATCTCCTCGCTGCTGGGCTCGATGAACGGCTTCGTGCTCTCCCGGTGGCGCTTCCCGCACGCCAACCTGGTCTTCACGCTCATCCTCTTCGGGATGTTCATCCCCTACCAGGCGGTGATGATCCCGCTCGTCCAGCTGATGATCGACCTGGGCGTGCCCAACGGCATCCCCTCGCTGATCCTGCTGCACGTCGTCTACGGCATCCCGATCTGCACGCTGATCTTCCGCAACTACTACGAGACCGTGCCGATGGAGCTCATCGAGTCCGCCCGGGTGGACGGTGCCGGCCTGCTGCGCACCTACTTCTCGGTGGTGCTGCCGATCTCCATCCCCAGCTTCGTCGTCGTCCTGCTGTGGCAGTTCACCTCGGCGTGGAACGACTTCCTCTTCGCGATCTTCTTCTCCAGCGCCAGCAACGGGCCGGTGACGATGGCCCTGAACAACCTGGCCAACGGCGCGATGCTGTCCAACTACGGCGTCTCGATGGCCGGTGCGCTGATCGCCAGCCTGCCCACGCTGCTGGTCTACATCCTGCTCGGCCGCTACTTCGTGGGCGGACTGATGGCGGGCTCGGTCAAGGGCTGA